One Elusimicrobiota bacterium DNA segment encodes these proteins:
- the nagZ gene encoding beta-N-acetylhexosaminidase, which yields MNLGSLFIFGVHGKRATKRTVDLLKKTRAGGVLLLARNIDTPEQTRALTRELVQRVGRPLLFCVDHEGGWVLRFKSGVTALPGNAALGRAGSADWAYAAGRQMALELKSLGIQLNLAPVMDVLTTRYNPGIGIRSFGSDPALVGRLGASMIRGLQDHGVGACAKHFPGKGAASVDAHVDLPAIRIPRSEFERVHLAPFKTAVEAGVDCVMTSHVRYPALDSAAATFSKKITAGVLRRRLGFNGLVISDDLCMGAVTRTKPVQLAAVEALAAGHDLLIIAHDSQAQEESADLLGQAAADGLVGAEVLERSCERLKKFLKLRGGGAAPASASKLAREGELLSAKIAARAVRIIQRGVISLPLGPDSEPTVVLFPDFKEVRERFTFEGGPRGPENMLRESLAGWGKTRLLRAPIESTDMRDLPQHVERASRVIFFCFEAMRFSGQKAVLQLLRRKAADKTAVCLIRNSWDLTLAGPRMTVLDSAGYRLCQLKAALKALTRKTS from the coding sequence ATGAACCTTGGCTCTCTTTTCATTTTCGGCGTGCACGGCAAGCGCGCCACGAAGAGGACCGTGGATCTCCTCAAGAAAACCCGGGCCGGCGGGGTACTGCTCCTGGCGCGAAACATCGACACCCCGGAGCAAACCCGGGCGCTTACCCGGGAGCTCGTCCAGCGCGTCGGCCGGCCGCTCCTCTTCTGCGTGGACCACGAGGGAGGCTGGGTGCTGCGCTTCAAGAGCGGAGTCACCGCGCTCCCCGGCAACGCGGCCCTCGGCCGGGCCGGGAGCGCCGATTGGGCCTACGCCGCGGGCCGGCAAATGGCCCTCGAGCTCAAGAGCCTCGGCATCCAACTAAACCTGGCGCCGGTGATGGACGTGCTGACGACCCGCTACAATCCCGGGATCGGGATCCGCTCCTTCGGCTCGGATCCCGCCTTGGTCGGCCGCCTGGGCGCCTCCATGATCCGCGGCCTTCAAGACCACGGAGTGGGCGCCTGCGCCAAGCACTTCCCGGGCAAGGGAGCGGCCTCGGTGGACGCCCACGTGGACCTTCCCGCCATCCGCATCCCCCGCTCGGAATTTGAGCGCGTCCATTTGGCCCCCTTCAAGACGGCCGTGGAGGCGGGTGTGGACTGCGTCATGACCTCACACGTGCGCTACCCGGCCCTGGACTCGGCCGCGGCCACGTTCTCGAAGAAGATCACCGCAGGCGTCCTGCGCCGCAGGCTGGGCTTTAACGGACTCGTGATCTCCGACGACCTCTGCATGGGAGCCGTGACGCGGACCAAACCCGTCCAGCTCGCGGCCGTGGAGGCCTTGGCGGCCGGGCACGACCTTCTCATCATCGCCCACGACTCCCAGGCCCAGGAGGAGTCCGCCGACCTTTTGGGGCAAGCCGCGGCGGACGGGTTGGTGGGAGCCGAAGTGCTCGAACGTTCCTGCGAGCGGCTGAAGAAGTTCCTCAAGCTCCGCGGCGGAGGCGCGGCGCCGGCGAGCGCGTCGAAGCTCGCCCGGGAAGGAGAGCTCTTAAGCGCGAAAATCGCGGCTCGAGCCGTGCGCATCATCCAGCGGGGCGTTATTTCCCTCCCCCTTGGCCCCGATTCCGAGCCGACCGTGGTCCTTTTCCCCGATTTCAAGGAAGTACGGGAGCGCTTCACCTTCGAGGGAGGGCCGAGAGGCCCGGAAAATATGCTCCGAGAAAGCCTAGCCGGCTGGGGCAAGACCCGCCTTCTGCGCGCGCCGATTGAATCCACGGATATGAGGGATCTCCCCCAACACGTCGAACGCGCTTCCCGCGTCATTTTCTTCTGCTTCGAGGCCATGCGCTTCTCCGGACAAAAAGCCGTACTCCAGCTCCTGAGGAGGAAAGCCGCGGACAAAACAGCGGTTTGCCTGATCAGGAATTCCTGGGATTTGACTCTAGCTGGACCCCGCATGACGGTGCTGGACTCGGCAGGCTACCGGCTCTGCCAGCTGAAGGCGGCCCTGAAGGCACTGACGAGGAAAACTTCATGA
- the cdd gene encoding cytidine deaminase, with translation MDKRLPKRTHPHTELIEAAVSARKNAYCPYSRYSVGAAVLTEDGELFTGCNIENASYGLSLCAERVAVFNAMSRKRVRLAAVCVAARLSTPCGACRQVLAEFAAPELELYLVDINLRNGQRRVRHVTLKELLPIPFDPLQAGLIKL, from the coding sequence ATGGACAAAAGGTTGCCTAAGCGAACTCACCCGCACACCGAACTTATCGAAGCCGCGGTCTCGGCCCGCAAGAATGCCTATTGCCCTTATTCCCGCTACTCAGTGGGAGCCGCGGTGCTCACCGAGGATGGAGAGCTCTTCACCGGCTGCAACATCGAAAACGCCTCCTACGGGCTCAGCCTATGCGCCGAGAGAGTCGCCGTTTTCAACGCCATGAGCCGCAAGCGCGTCCGATTGGCCGCGGTGTGCGTGGCGGCCCGGCTCTCCACCCCCTGCGGGGCCTGCCGGCAGGTGCTGGCGGAGTTCGCCGCACCTGAGCTAGAACTCTACCTGGTGGACATAAACTTGAGAAACGGCCAGCGGCGCGTACGCCATGTTACTCTAAAAGAACTCCTCCCCATTCCTTTTGACCCACTCCAAGCCGGACTGATAAAACTATGA
- a CDS encoding serine hydroxymethyltransferase has product MNVLKDQDPELFASLAGEARRQAENLELIASENYASEAVLEAQGSLLTNKYAEGYPGKRYYGGCEFVDVAETLAIERAKRLFGAEHANVQPHSGTQANISMYLSVLSPGDTVMGLNLAHGGHLSHGHPLNFSGKFFKIVPINVSRETELIDYDEAERMAQEHKPKMIFAGASNYSRVFDWARLKRIADSIGAYFAADMAHYAGLVAAGVYPSPVPFTDFTTSTTHKTLRGPRGGLILCRAKHAQAVDKINFPGTQGGPLMHVIAAKAVCFAEALRPEFKQYQRNVVANARHLSQALASQGFRVVAGGTDCHLFSLDLRPKNTTGKEAEEALDKAGITVNKNAIPYDPQKPFIASGVRIGTPAVTTRGMGEPEMDLIAQLIAEAVAARQDDAKLKALRQEVKKLCGRFPIYPNLMKAYLQEQAS; this is encoded by the coding sequence ATGAATGTTTTAAAAGACCAAGACCCCGAGCTCTTCGCGTCCCTGGCCGGCGAGGCCCGCAGGCAGGCCGAAAACCTGGAGCTCATCGCCTCGGAGAACTACGCCTCGGAGGCGGTGCTGGAGGCGCAGGGCTCCCTTCTCACCAACAAATACGCCGAGGGCTACCCCGGCAAGCGCTACTACGGCGGCTGCGAGTTCGTGGACGTGGCGGAGACCTTGGCGATCGAACGGGCCAAGCGGCTTTTCGGGGCCGAGCACGCCAACGTCCAGCCCCATTCCGGGACCCAGGCCAACATATCCATGTACCTCTCCGTGCTCTCTCCAGGCGACACGGTGATGGGCTTGAACCTCGCCCACGGAGGGCACCTCTCCCACGGGCATCCCCTGAACTTCTCCGGAAAGTTCTTCAAGATCGTGCCCATCAACGTGAGCCGCGAGACCGAACTCATAGACTACGACGAAGCCGAGCGCATGGCCCAGGAGCACAAGCCCAAGATGATTTTCGCGGGAGCGTCCAATTACTCCCGGGTCTTCGATTGGGCCCGGCTCAAGAGAATCGCCGACTCCATCGGGGCCTATTTCGCGGCGGACATGGCCCATTACGCGGGCTTGGTCGCGGCGGGAGTCTACCCCTCCCCAGTCCCCTTCACGGATTTTACCACCAGCACCACGCACAAGACCTTGCGAGGCCCCCGGGGCGGGCTCATCCTCTGCCGGGCCAAGCACGCCCAGGCCGTGGACAAGATCAATTTTCCCGGCACCCAAGGGGGACCGCTCATGCACGTGATCGCGGCCAAGGCCGTGTGCTTTGCGGAGGCCTTGCGGCCGGAGTTCAAGCAGTACCAGAGGAACGTCGTCGCCAATGCGCGGCACCTCTCCCAAGCCCTGGCAAGCCAGGGCTTCCGCGTCGTGGCCGGCGGCACGGACTGCCACCTCTTCTCACTCGATCTTCGCCCCAAGAACACCACCGGCAAGGAGGCCGAGGAAGCCCTGGACAAGGCCGGGATCACCGTGAACAAGAACGCCATCCCCTACGACCCCCAGAAGCCCTTTATCGCCTCTGGCGTGCGCATCGGCACCCCGGCCGTCACCACCCGCGGCATGGGCGAGCCCGAGATGGACCTCATCGCCCAGCTCATCGCCGAAGCCGTCGCCGCCCGCCAGGATGACGCAAAGCTCAAGGCCCTGCGCCAAGAGGTGAAGAAACTGTGCGGGCGATTCCCAATCTACCCGAATCTCATGAAGGCCTATCTCCAGGAACAGGCATCATGA
- a CDS encoding cyclic nucleotide-binding domain-containing protein, translated as MTVTEFFQSSVSFLKGLTQDQAHRLAVQTEQLTFKGNQTVLFKGTTVDGLYVVAQGKVGVYAKPDKGKDIAQIAELGPGEVFGETSIMEMGTASATIKSLAAETLVFIIPQQAFRDVLAENLEFKARAEAVVASRKKPPKTSS; from the coding sequence ATGACGGTCACGGAATTTTTCCAGAGCTCGGTCTCCTTCCTCAAAGGATTGACCCAGGATCAGGCCCATCGCCTGGCCGTGCAGACCGAGCAGTTGACCTTCAAGGGCAACCAGACCGTTCTGTTCAAGGGGACCACGGTGGACGGGCTGTACGTGGTGGCCCAGGGCAAGGTAGGGGTTTACGCCAAGCCCGACAAGGGCAAGGATATCGCTCAAATCGCGGAGCTGGGGCCGGGAGAGGTGTTCGGTGAAACCTCCATCATGGAGATGGGGACCGCCAGCGCCACCATCAAGTCCTTGGCGGCGGAAACCCTGGTTTTTATCATCCCGCAACAGGCTTTCCGCGACGTCTTGGCCGAGAACCTGGAATTCAAGGCCCGCGCCGAGGCCGTCGTCGCCTCGCGGAAGAAGCCGCCGAAGACCTCTTCTTAG
- the add gene encoding adenosine deaminase, whose protein sequence is MKDILRLLPKTDIHCHLDGSLRPATVLELAQRYRVEMPADNVAELTPFVQVPESCRSLKEFIDIFELLLPVLCHPEAAQRAAYELVEDCAADNIRHVEARFAPELLRTASFSTDQVVEATLKGLKAGFKDFGTTSSVIICLFRSHGPKENRRAFETLKKFFDADAKPEEPAVVGLDVAGDEARYPTSQYASFYEEARELGIHTTCHAGETVGTANLSAALDLQVERIGHGIHLMEDESLLREVVRRKIPLEIGISSNVRTKSVPSFESHPALSFHRAGVPITFNTDDRGVLGIDLTHEYAEALRLGFTLEEVARLSTDSTDHLFLPRAEREKLRHKFEAEIRTLLDVRNGQKVA, encoded by the coding sequence ATGAAAGACATCCTGCGACTCCTGCCTAAAACAGACATCCACTGCCACTTGGACGGCTCTCTGCGGCCGGCCACGGTCTTGGAACTCGCCCAACGCTACCGCGTGGAGATGCCGGCCGACAACGTAGCGGAGCTAACACCCTTCGTCCAGGTCCCGGAGAGCTGCCGCTCCCTCAAGGAGTTCATAGACATCTTCGAGCTTCTCCTGCCGGTGCTTTGCCATCCAGAGGCCGCCCAGCGCGCCGCCTACGAGCTCGTGGAGGACTGCGCGGCCGACAACATACGGCACGTAGAGGCGCGCTTTGCGCCGGAGCTTCTGCGCACCGCCTCCTTCTCCACGGACCAGGTGGTCGAGGCCACGCTTAAGGGTCTCAAGGCGGGCTTTAAGGACTTCGGGACCACGAGCTCGGTGATCATTTGTCTTTTTCGTTCGCATGGGCCCAAGGAGAACCGCCGGGCCTTCGAAACCCTCAAGAAATTCTTCGACGCCGACGCCAAGCCAGAGGAGCCCGCCGTGGTGGGCCTCGACGTCGCCGGAGACGAGGCCCGCTACCCCACCTCCCAGTACGCGTCCTTCTACGAGGAAGCTCGGGAGCTCGGGATACACACCACCTGCCACGCGGGCGAGACCGTGGGCACCGCCAACCTCTCCGCGGCTTTGGACCTGCAGGTCGAGCGCATCGGCCACGGCATCCACCTCATGGAGGACGAGTCCCTCCTGCGGGAGGTGGTGCGGCGCAAGATCCCCCTCGAGATCGGGATCAGCTCCAACGTAAGGACCAAGTCCGTGCCCAGCTTCGAGAGCCACCCGGCCCTCTCCTTCCACCGGGCCGGGGTCCCGATCACTTTCAACACCGACGACCGCGGGGTCCTGGGCATAGACCTGACCCACGAGTACGCGGAGGCGCTGAGGCTGGGATTTACCTTGGAGGAGGTCGCCCGGCTCTCCACGGACTCGACCGACCACCTCTTCCTCCCCCGGGCCGAGCGCGAAAAGCTCCGGCACAAGTTCGAGGCGGAGATAAGGACACTCCTTGATGTGCGAAATGGACAAAAGGTTGCCTAA
- the rsmI gene encoding 16S rRNA (cytidine(1402)-2'-O)-methyltransferase, whose product MLYIVPTPLGNLEDMPPRAVKVLKEVAGVFCEDTRRTRNLMSHFGIPTPLYRYHEQDPRSVEGLLGRLRQGQNCALVSDAGLPGISDPGGKVVCLARQAGLPVTALPGPSAVTAALAGSGLPADSFVFLGFLPRSETRQKRILAQAAALGKTLVIYESPHRVVKLLAHAEMVLGPSARACAVRELSKMHEEWLHGTVAEVRRILEERPQILGEFVVMTHPEKNHARDDHSA is encoded by the coding sequence ATGCTTTATATTGTCCCGACTCCCCTCGGAAACCTGGAGGATATGCCCCCGCGGGCGGTGAAAGTGCTCAAGGAGGTCGCGGGGGTTTTTTGCGAGGATACCCGGCGCACCCGGAACCTCATGTCCCACTTCGGCATTCCGACGCCGCTTTATCGCTACCACGAACAGGATCCGCGCAGCGTGGAGGGGCTTCTCGGGCGCTTGAGGCAGGGACAGAACTGCGCCTTGGTCTCTGACGCAGGCCTGCCCGGAATCTCCGATCCGGGAGGCAAGGTGGTCTGCCTGGCGCGGCAGGCCGGGCTCCCGGTGACGGCCCTGCCGGGGCCGAGTGCTGTGACGGCGGCTCTGGCGGGCTCGGGCCTTCCGGCCGACTCCTTCGTCTTTCTGGGCTTTTTGCCCCGTTCCGAGACGAGGCAGAAGAGAATCTTAGCCCAAGCCGCAGCCTTGGGGAAGACCTTGGTGATCTACGAGTCCCCCCACAGAGTCGTGAAGCTCCTCGCCCATGCCGAGATGGTGCTCGGGCCCTCGGCCCGGGCCTGTGCGGTGCGCGAGCTCTCCAAAATGCACGAGGAGTGGTTGCACGGAACTGTGGCCGAGGTCCGGCGCATCCTCGAGGAGCGGCCTCAAATTCTCGGGGAGTTCGTCGTCATGACGCACCCGGAGAAGAATCATGCCCGCGACGATCATTCGGCTTAA
- a CDS encoding threonylcarbamoyl-AMP synthase: MPATIIRLKPGEELSPEAVHLLAEAAKACKIIAFPTDTVYGLGSTGLVKAAARRIYQIKGRSSLKPLPILVSSAQEARRWVEWTPAAEALSRKFWPGALTLALRPTQEGRLLTFAEYPTVAIRVPGHPLLLKLLEASAIPWVSTSANLSGSPALTEGAEVARQFQGLADFIIDAGPVPGRESTMVDAGNTAPRILRQGVVAAEEIHKALKESSTA; the protein is encoded by the coding sequence ATGCCCGCGACGATCATTCGGCTTAAACCAGGGGAAGAGCTCTCCCCAGAGGCCGTCCATCTCTTGGCCGAGGCGGCCAAGGCCTGCAAAATAATCGCCTTCCCCACGGACACGGTCTACGGCCTGGGTTCGACCGGCCTCGTCAAGGCCGCGGCGCGAAGAATTTACCAGATTAAAGGGAGAAGCTCCTTGAAACCCTTGCCCATCCTCGTCTCCTCGGCCCAAGAAGCCCGGCGCTGGGTCGAGTGGACCCCCGCGGCCGAGGCTCTCTCCCGCAAGTTCTGGCCGGGGGCCCTGACTCTGGCGCTGCGCCCCACCCAGGAAGGCAGGCTCCTGACCTTCGCCGAATACCCGACCGTGGCCATCCGCGTGCCCGGGCACCCGCTTCTGCTCAAGCTCTTGGAAGCCTCGGCAATTCCCTGGGTCTCCACCAGCGCCAATCTCTCTGGCTCGCCCGCCCTCACCGAGGGCGCCGAGGTCGCCCGGCAATTCCAGGGCCTGGCCGATTTCATCATAGACGCGGGACCCGTCCCTGGCCGTGAGTCCACTATGGTGGACGCCGGTAACACGGCCCCGCGAATACTCCGCCAGGGCGTCGTCGCGGCGGAGGAGATTCACAAGGCTTTAAAGGAGAGCTCGACCGCTTGA
- a CDS encoding low molecular weight protein arginine phosphatase: protein MNKKNLLFICTGNSCRSVMAELLAKKLAAERGLPVEAKSCGVAAHPDFQIPPGVFAAMEREAIRQFEHTPQPATKDLLDWADLVLVMTSGHRETVLKRHPEAAAKTFLLRAYAGLGDENIEDPIGWPDPIYAQCCAKIKEAVSRLLDKACRVGEDLK, encoded by the coding sequence TTGAATAAAAAGAATTTATTATTCATCTGCACGGGCAACAGCTGCCGCAGCGTGATGGCCGAGCTCCTGGCCAAGAAGCTCGCCGCCGAGAGGGGCCTTCCCGTCGAAGCCAAGTCCTGCGGCGTGGCGGCCCATCCCGATTTTCAGATCCCCCCCGGCGTCTTCGCGGCCATGGAGAGGGAGGCAATCCGCCAGTTCGAGCACACCCCCCAGCCCGCGACCAAGGACCTTCTCGATTGGGCCGACCTGGTTCTCGTCATGACCTCGGGGCACCGAGAGACCGTCCTGAAGCGCCACCCCGAGGCGGCGGCAAAGACCTTCCTCCTGCGCGCCTACGCCGGCCTCGGCGACGAGAACATAGAGGACCCCATCGGCTGGCCCGACCCGATTTACGCGCAGTGCTGTGCGAAAATAAAGGAGGCCGTCTCTCGCCTCCTTGACAAAGCGTGCCGTGTTGGCGAGGATTTGAAATGA
- the mtnP gene encoding S-methyl-5'-thioadenosine phosphorylase, with translation MKNIAKKDTRPARCLIGVIGGSGLYEMASFSKARSLNVKTPFGPPSGPIRVGELRGVPCAFLPRHGPGHVLLPSELNSRANIYALKSLGIEKIISIGAVGSLKEELPPRHFVFPDQLADETKGRPSTFFGEGIVAHVAFDKPFCLAQSRLLHGVAERIGITAHWGGTYICMEGPAFSTKAESEFHRKMGYSVIGMTALPEAKLAREAEICYSTVALVTDYDCWKEGEEVSSDKVVENLLANVNNARRLLEEAVGQAAERPRNCPCAEALKGAIFTNPKSMNKKILKKLSLLVGKYIKP, from the coding sequence ATGAAAAACATCGCGAAAAAAGACACGCGCCCCGCCCGCTGCCTCATTGGGGTGATCGGAGGCAGCGGGCTTTATGAAATGGCCAGCTTCTCCAAGGCCCGCTCTTTGAACGTGAAAACCCCCTTCGGCCCGCCCTCCGGCCCGATTCGCGTTGGAGAGCTGCGCGGGGTCCCCTGCGCCTTCCTGCCCCGGCATGGCCCAGGCCATGTCCTACTTCCCTCCGAGCTCAACAGCCGCGCCAACATCTACGCCCTGAAATCCCTGGGGATTGAAAAAATCATCTCGATCGGAGCGGTCGGCTCTCTTAAAGAAGAGCTGCCTCCCCGACATTTTGTTTTCCCGGACCAGCTCGCCGATGAGACCAAGGGCCGCCCCTCCACTTTCTTCGGGGAGGGAATCGTGGCCCATGTCGCCTTTGATAAGCCCTTTTGCCTGGCGCAGTCGCGCCTCCTCCACGGCGTAGCCGAGCGCATCGGGATCACCGCCCACTGGGGCGGGACCTACATCTGCATGGAGGGCCCCGCCTTCTCGACCAAGGCCGAGTCCGAGTTCCACCGCAAAATGGGCTACTCCGTGATCGGAATGACCGCTCTTCCCGAGGCCAAGCTCGCCCGGGAGGCGGAGATTTGCTACTCCACCGTGGCCTTGGTCACGGACTACGACTGCTGGAAGGAGGGCGAGGAGGTCTCCAGCGACAAGGTGGTCGAGAATCTTCTTGCCAACGTGAACAACGCCCGGCGCCTCCTGGAAGAGGCCGTGGGCCAAGCCGCCGAGCGCCCGCGGAACTGCCCCTGCGCCGAGGCTTTGAAGGGCGCTATCTTCACCAATCCCAAGTCCATGAACAAAAAAATATTAAAAAAACTCTCCCTCTTAGTCGGGAAATACATCAAGCCATGA
- a CDS encoding pentapeptide repeat-containing protein encodes MKRIVVRSMLVALYSSFLSPAGYAQSFAGKEADIQVAHIVGQAHKLPSLTGYRLRARRIANDSSGNISYYCEDSKGKSGWNPIRAGLLARTKYGECLGVNIDDAVSPAPMVNADLRGAVLKGLLLYYNVDLSNADLTGANLMAANLVGVNSLTLLVGTKMANVNLAHAYIVGPDMTRAILRGANFQWATVDSIVFEKADLRNANFQGTDFSFLRSMKGADFRGAVFSGAVFQGADFTGADLRGADLRGANISHDVQLRDADLRDALYDEYTKFNSYMYEAIDPAKKGMKFIKSGRPPKIRAFLWDKVF; translated from the coding sequence ATGAAACGAATCGTTGTTCGGTCTATGTTGGTTGCTCTATATTCGTCGTTTCTGTCGCCCGCGGGATACGCGCAATCCTTTGCCGGGAAAGAAGCCGATATACAGGTGGCGCATATCGTGGGCCAAGCGCATAAACTGCCCAGCTTGACTGGTTATCGGCTGCGAGCGAGGCGGATTGCGAATGATTCATCTGGGAATATCAGCTATTACTGCGAAGACTCCAAGGGCAAGTCGGGGTGGAACCCGATTCGGGCAGGCCTGCTGGCGCGGACGAAGTATGGAGAGTGCCTCGGCGTCAACATTGATGACGCAGTTTCTCCTGCTCCGATGGTTAACGCCGACTTGCGGGGAGCGGTCCTCAAGGGCTTGCTGCTCTACTACAACGTGGACCTGAGCAATGCTGACCTTACCGGCGCGAATCTGATGGCCGCGAATCTGGTCGGGGTGAATAGCCTAACTCTCCTGGTCGGGACGAAGATGGCCAACGTAAACCTGGCCCATGCCTACATTGTCGGACCGGACATGACAAGGGCCATTCTTCGGGGCGCCAATTTTCAATGGGCCACCGTCGACTCTATAGTATTTGAAAAAGCCGACCTGAGGAACGCCAATTTTCAGGGAACGGATTTTTCTTTCCTGCGGAGCATGAAAGGCGCCGATTTCCGAGGCGCGGTATTCAGCGGGGCCGTCTTCCAAGGGGCTGATTTCACGGGGGCGGATCTGCGCGGGGCCGACCTGAGAGGAGCCAATATTTCCCATGACGTGCAGTTGCGGGATGCTGATCTTAGGGACGCTCTGTACGACGAATATACGAAATTCAACTCGTATATGTACGAGGCGATTGACCCCGCAAAGAAAGGAATGAAATTCATCAAATCGGGCCGCCCGCCTAAAATACGGGCGTTTCTCTGGGACAAGGTGTTTTAG
- a CDS encoding metallophosphoesterase, translating to MTNTLLVALWLCGGAQAAAHRPLLYGPYMVSASSTSARICWKDASQEDCRTFEGLTPGATFSYSLPGSTAAWVGRALPDLSRPLRIAVFGDSGKGGPNQLQVAKVLETRDPDMAVLPGDIVYPRGEIENYPAKFFTPYAASLSRLPFYPAPGNHDYGFRSAEKGRKRFEESYQRIHRKPAYYSFDAGPAHFVALDDNQAYDIEAAAPIDPGSAQLSWLEEDLAASKALWKIVFLHVPLYSTMLNHGNNAFLRQALEPVFQKHKVDLVLAGHDHIYERSKSLGGVVYVTAGTGGASLYRGLTDLDWLEKQLVAFGLAWIEINGRRLTLEFVDAEGAVRDRFVLDKGRAKKRSSAASSARRRRPRRGP from the coding sequence ATGACAAATACGCTTCTTGTCGCCCTCTGGCTCTGCGGCGGGGCTCAAGCGGCCGCCCACCGGCCTCTGCTCTACGGGCCCTACATGGTCTCGGCCTCCTCTACCTCGGCGCGGATCTGCTGGAAGGACGCCTCCCAGGAAGACTGCCGGACATTCGAGGGCCTGACGCCGGGAGCCACTTTCTCCTACTCCCTTCCGGGCTCCACGGCGGCCTGGGTGGGGCGCGCGCTTCCCGATCTCTCCCGGCCTCTTCGCATCGCGGTCTTCGGCGACTCCGGCAAGGGAGGGCCCAACCAACTCCAGGTGGCCAAGGTCCTCGAAACCCGGGACCCCGATATGGCAGTATTGCCGGGAGACATCGTCTATCCCCGCGGGGAGATCGAGAACTATCCCGCCAAATTCTTCACGCCCTACGCGGCCTCCCTGTCCCGTCTCCCCTTCTACCCGGCCCCGGGCAACCACGATTACGGCTTTCGCAGCGCGGAGAAGGGCCGAAAGCGCTTCGAGGAGTCCTATCAGCGCATTCACCGCAAGCCCGCCTACTATTCCTTCGACGCGGGCCCCGCGCATTTCGTCGCTCTGGATGACAACCAGGCCTACGATATAGAGGCCGCCGCCCCCATCGACCCGGGAAGCGCGCAGCTTTCCTGGCTCGAGGAGGATCTCGCGGCCTCCAAGGCCCTCTGGAAAATCGTTTTCCTCCACGTGCCCTTGTATTCCACGATGCTCAACCACGGCAACAACGCTTTCCTGCGCCAGGCCCTGGAGCCGGTGTTTCAAAAGCATAAGGTGGACCTGGTCCTGGCCGGGCACGATCACATCTACGAGCGCAGTAAGTCCCTGGGAGGAGTGGTGTACGTCACCGCGGGGACCGGGGGAGCTTCCCTATACCGCGGGCTGACGGACTTGGATTGGCTTGAGAAGCAGCTCGTGGCCTTCGGCCTGGCCTGGATCGAGATCAACGGACGGCGGCTCACGCTCGAGTTCGTGGACGCCGAGGGCGCGGTCCGAGACCGCTTTGTCCTGGATAAAGGCCGGGCTAAGAAGAGGTCTTCGGCGGCTTCTTCCGCGAGGCGACGACGGCCTCGGCGCGGGCCTTGA